One genomic window of Osmia bicornis bicornis chromosome 5, iOsmBic2.1, whole genome shotgun sequence includes the following:
- the LOC114872383 gene encoding basigin, translated as MERRAAFVLLGMLYLAGTLVTVQAVTYKGLASIVHEGQPWWIECKDLKPDDLIRWTRNGQSLEPELASGQLVVHSPVGTGSSTLTAMHATDSHDGDYKCTPDSSEVFHLWIYVDIKIKVLTPKDAPMTLECGNRSAGEKLQWFKENVPLHTALAGSEDLFKLDNDTGTLELLKSAEVLYGNYSCKGSNSSTEYRIVSKPTAHLPDSTSVVEGEKLHLVCAGKQSPGIKVSWTFGDQNYTRSKGRVKLGRDQERGIYGAVLIVENIEMNDRGSVYCRVSYNWSDTAEDHIAEAQTFLRVKDKLAALWPFLGICAEVVVLCAIILIYEKKRNKAELEESDTDQSPDTKPTPNKDSDVRQRK; from the exons TAACCTACAAGGGgttggcgtcgatcgtgcacGAGGGCCAGCCTTGGTGGATCGAGTGCAAAGACCTGAAGCCGGACGATCTGATTAGATGGACGAGAAACGGGCAGTCGCTCGAGCCGGAATTGGCGAGTGGTCAGCTGGTCGTCCACTCGCCGGTCGGCACAGGAAGCAGCACGTTGACGGCGATGCACGCGACGGACAGCCACGACGGAGACTACAAGTGCACCCCGGATAGCAGCGAGGTCTTCCACTTGTGGATATATGTCG ACATCAAGATTAAAGTACTTACACCGAAGGATGCGCCTATGACACTGGAGTGTGGAAACAGAAGTGCCGGTGAGAAGTTGCAATGGTTCAAAGAAAACGTTCCGCTACACACAGCCTTGGCTGGTAGCGAGGATCTGTTCAAGTTGGACAACGACACCGGTACTCTGGAGCTTCTGAAGAGTGCAGAAGTGTTGTACGGAAATTACAGTTGCAAAGGATCTAACTCCTCCACAGAATACAGGATCGTAT caaAACCCACGGCACACTTGCCCGATTCGACGAGCGTGGTGGAAGGAGAGAAGCTGCATTTAGTTTGCGCCGGTAAACAGAGTCCTGGCATTAAGGTATCCTGGACGTTTGGTGATCAGAACTACACGCGCAGCAAGGGCCGCGTGAAGCTTGGACGGGACCAGGAAAGAGGCATCTACGGCGCGGTTCTAATCGTCGAGAACATCGAAATGAACGATCGTGGCAGCGTGTACTGCAGGGTATCTTACAATTGGTCCGACACCGCCGAGGATCACATAGCAGAGGCCCAAACATTCCTTAGGGTCAAAGACAAGCTTGCCGCACTCTGGCCCTTCTTAGGCATTTGCGCGGAGGTCGTTGTTCTGTGCGCCATCATTCTAATTTACGAGAAGAAACGAAACAAGGCTGAACTCGAAGAATCCGATACGGATCAGAGTCCTGACAC CAAGCCAACGCCCAACAAGGATTCCGACGTTAGGCAGAGAAAGTGA